From Desulfovibrio porci, a single genomic window includes:
- a CDS encoding pyridoxamine 5'-phosphate oxidase family protein — protein MRLSKRECSEPAFFDEVFAKAEELFLALNDGEFPYLIPLNFVRRERRIYLHSAPEGAKLDLIRKDGRVAFSLAADVRIDREKSSTYYKSVCGTGRAVVVEDPEEKRLALDCLAERYAARCPRPAPDANVRRVAIIRIDILSLTGKRCLPEGVTSPDPV, from the coding sequence ATGCGCCTGAGTAAACGCGAATGTTCGGAACCGGCTTTTTTTGACGAGGTCTTCGCCAAAGCCGAAGAGCTGTTTCTGGCCCTCAACGATGGGGAATTCCCTTACCTGATCCCGCTCAATTTCGTGCGCCGGGAGCGGCGCATCTATCTGCACAGCGCGCCGGAAGGCGCCAAGCTGGACCTGATCCGCAAGGACGGCCGCGTGGCGTTCAGTCTGGCGGCGGATGTGCGGATCGACCGCGAAAAATCCTCCACCTACTATAAATCCGTCTGCGGCACGGGCCGCGCCGTTGTGGTTGAAGACCCGGAAGAAAAACGCCTGGCCCTGGACTGCCTGGCCGAGCGTTATGCCGCCCGCTGTCCGCGCCCCGCTCCGGACGCCAATGTCCGCCGGGTGGCCATCATCCGTATCGACATCCTTTCCCTGACCGGCAAACGTTGCCTGCCGGAGGGGGTCACGAGTCCCGATCCCGTATAG
- a CDS encoding 4Fe-4S binding protein, whose translation MSAKSLLCPLPASLALLLAGAHFWRAGLSALSLGCALLALLAWTRGAWVRQFLLLVLPLLAARWIWTAGQFVQLRQFMEQPWHRLAAILLGVALFTALAALPLLSGRARARYALRQDCAGTQLAALILTSGILAVVWTLVPGIFVLERFAPGWGPAQVFLPGLWAAWVAGRLADRRTAPSTRLWTWRLFSLVFFGQLLLGFVLDSRFLLSGSPHLPVPGLILAAPLYRGGGYFMLILFGVAVLLAGAAWCSQLCYFGVWDAGTAARGRPRPVPVWLPRLRLGLLGLTLLTPVALRLAGLPSVIALACGLLLGLLLLVCAVLVSRRMGFGAYCLGICPLGLVAGWLGRLSPWRVWRTDACTRCKACVRVCRYGAMTEENLSRAMPGPTCTLCRDCLSACRQKALTFSLYGTKHYGPAVESAFISQVVALHAVFLALARV comes from the coding sequence ATGTCCGCAAAGTCTCTTTTGTGCCCGTTGCCCGCCTCTCTGGCCCTCTTGCTGGCCGGAGCGCATTTCTGGCGGGCGGGCCTGTCCGCTCTGAGCCTGGGCTGCGCCCTGCTGGCTCTGCTGGCCTGGACGCGCGGGGCCTGGGTGCGCCAGTTCCTGCTGCTGGTCCTGCCGCTGCTGGCGGCCCGCTGGATCTGGACCGCCGGGCAATTCGTCCAGCTGCGCCAATTCATGGAGCAGCCCTGGCACCGGCTGGCCGCCATTCTTTTGGGCGTGGCCCTGTTCACCGCCCTGGCCGCCCTGCCGCTGCTGAGCGGGCGGGCGCGGGCGCGCTACGCCCTCCGGCAGGATTGCGCGGGCACGCAGCTGGCGGCCTTGATCCTGACTTCCGGCATTCTGGCCGTGGTCTGGACGCTTGTGCCGGGCATCTTTGTGCTGGAGCGTTTCGCGCCGGGTTGGGGGCCGGCCCAGGTTTTTCTGCCCGGCCTCTGGGCGGCCTGGGTGGCGGGCCGTCTGGCCGACCGGCGCACGGCTCCCTCCACCCGGCTCTGGACCTGGCGACTGTTCTCTCTGGTTTTTTTCGGCCAGTTGTTGCTGGGATTCGTTCTGGACAGCCGTTTTCTACTCAGCGGCAGTCCGCATCTGCCGGTGCCGGGCCTGATTCTGGCCGCGCCCCTTTATCGCGGCGGCGGGTATTTCATGCTGATTCTCTTCGGCGTTGCCGTGCTGCTGGCGGGCGCGGCCTGGTGCAGCCAGCTCTGTTATTTCGGCGTCTGGGACGCGGGCACGGCGGCCCGGGGGCGGCCGCGCCCCGTACCTGTCTGGCTGCCCCGTCTGCGTCTGGGCCTGCTGGGCCTGACCCTGCTGACGCCCGTTGCGCTGCGCCTGGCCGGACTGCCTTCTGTGATTGCGCTGGCCTGCGGTCTGCTGCTGGGCCTCTTGCTGTTGGTCTGCGCCGTCCTGGTCAGTCGCCGCATGGGCTTCGGCGCGTACTGCCTGGGCATCTGCCCCCTTGGACTCGTCGCGGGCTGGCTGGGGCGGCTGTCACCCTGGCGCGTCTGGCGCACGGACGCGTGCACCCGGTGCAAAGCCTGCGTCCGGGTTTGCCGTTATGGGGCCATGACCGAGGAAAATCTGAGCCGGGCCATGCCTGGCCCCACATGCACTCTCTGCCGCGACTGTTTGTCAGCCTGTCGGCAAAAGGCGCTCACCTTCAGTCTGTATGGCACAAAACACTACGGCCCGGCGGTGGAAAGCGCCTTCATCTCTCAGGTGGTCGCGCTGCATGCGGTATTTTTGGCTCTGGCGCGGGTTTAG
- a CDS encoding HPP family protein: MARIVWSRLRGGERIGTMSGARVVWNDVVWAWLGSALSILCLAWLERLCAQEWNLPLLIGSFGASAVLAFGAPESPLAQPRNLVGGHMLSALVGVSCQMLLGQEPAAAAALAVSTAIALMRVTKTLHPPGGATALIAVIGGADIHRLGYWYVLLPCGAGACCMLLLALLTNNLGARRRYPQTWW, encoded by the coding sequence ATGGCACGCATAGTGTGGAGCCGCCTGCGCGGCGGCGAGCGGATTGGTACAATGTCCGGCGCGCGGGTGGTCTGGAATGATGTGGTCTGGGCCTGGCTGGGCAGCGCGCTTTCCATTCTCTGTCTGGCCTGGCTGGAACGGCTGTGCGCTCAGGAATGGAATCTGCCGCTGCTCATCGGTTCATTCGGCGCGTCGGCCGTGCTGGCCTTCGGCGCGCCCGAGAGCCCGCTGGCCCAGCCGCGCAACCTGGTGGGCGGCCATATGCTTTCGGCGCTGGTGGGCGTGAGCTGCCAGATGCTGCTGGGCCAGGAACCAGCGGCGGCCGCGGCGCTGGCCGTGTCCACCGCCATCGCGCTGATGCGCGTCACCAAAACCCTGCACCCTCCGGGCGGAGCGACTGCGCTGATCGCGGTCATCGGCGGGGCGGACATTCACCGTCTGGGCTACTGGTACGTGCTGTTGCCGTGCGGCGCGGGAGCCTGCTGCATGTTGCTGCTGGCCCTGTTGACCAACAATCTGGGCGCGCGGCGGCGCTACCCGCAGACATGGTGGTGA
- a CDS encoding 4Fe-4S dicluster domain-containing protein, with translation MIEHIQVVPDKCRACRRCEVACIAAHHGMSFKEAMKHRDVLVSRVQVVKAEGFKTTVRCHQCDPAPCCNVCPTGALQQEKDGRITMRVQFCVACKMCIAVCPYGTISLDTIGMPDLSGDDAETIAQRARREVAVRCDMCRAWREENGKKITACMEACPVRALSMVEPDGTVVEAPQPEKKPVAEAKEAPKETAPE, from the coding sequence ATGATTGAACACATCCAGGTCGTACCCGACAAGTGCCGCGCCTGCCGCCGCTGTGAAGTGGCCTGCATCGCCGCTCACCACGGCATGTCCTTCAAGGAAGCCATGAAGCACCGCGACGTGCTGGTTTCGCGCGTGCAGGTAGTCAAGGCCGAGGGCTTCAAAACCACGGTGCGTTGCCATCAGTGCGATCCCGCGCCCTGCTGCAACGTCTGCCCCACCGGCGCGCTGCAGCAGGAGAAGGACGGCCGCATCACCATGCGCGTGCAGTTCTGCGTGGCCTGTAAAATGTGCATCGCGGTCTGCCCTTACGGCACCATTTCTCTGGACACCATCGGCATGCCCGACCTGAGCGGCGACGACGCGGAAACCATCGCCCAGCGGGCTCGCCGGGAAGTGGCCGTGCGTTGCGACATGTGCCGCGCCTGGCGCGAGGAGAACGGCAAAAAGATCACCGCCTGCATGGAGGCCTGCCCGGTACGCGCCCTGTCCATGGTGGAGCCGGACGGCACGGTGGTGGAAGCGCCGCAGCCCGAGAAAAAGCCTGTAGCGGAAGCCAAGGAAGCTCCCAAAGAAACCGCGCCGGAATAG
- a CDS encoding hydrogenase maturation nickel metallochaperone HypA/HybF: MHEASLVQGLLGMALKAVEEHNAAHPENRVTRIQEIVCELGLIACVEARTLTACFELFAEGTVAEAATLTLNTAPLACRCESCGHAFSLTQRRFVCPACGGENIHFSGGHGLTLQSLRVESEETDHD, translated from the coding sequence ATGCATGAGGCCAGCCTGGTTCAGGGCCTGCTGGGCATGGCGCTGAAGGCCGTGGAAGAACACAACGCGGCGCATCCGGAAAACCGCGTCACGCGGATTCAGGAAATTGTCTGTGAGCTGGGGCTGATCGCCTGCGTGGAGGCCCGGACCCTGACCGCCTGCTTTGAACTTTTTGCCGAAGGCACAGTGGCCGAGGCCGCGACGCTCACGCTGAACACAGCTCCCCTGGCCTGCCGTTGCGAAAGCTGCGGCCACGCTTTCAGTCTGACGCAACGCCGCTTCGTCTGTCCGGCCTGCGGCGGCGAAAACATCCATTTCAGCGGAGGGCACGGGCTTACGCTCCAGTCCCTGCGCGTCGAATCCGAGGAAACGGACCATGATTGA
- a CDS encoding hydrogenase large subunit, producing MSSTFTMPLGPVHVALEEPVYFNLTVEGETVRRVDLTSGHVHRGMEAMATQRNLIKNTTLTERVCSLCSNSHSFTYCMSVENVLGISIPERARYLRVLAEEIKRVASHLFNTAIQAHIIGFKSLFMHVMEVREMMQDVKETVYGNRMNLASNCIGGVKCDVDREMLDYILGMIAKVEPAVDEIREIYATNSMVLARTNGMGLLPKADALRLGVVGPVARGSGVHIDVRKDSPYAAYPELEFESVVADGCDIHARTMVRLNEIFESFKLIRQCCQRVPDGPVTAPMRQIRTAEACARTEAPRGEVFYYIRTNGTDMPARLKWRVPSYMNWEALGVMMRDCKVADVALITNSIDPCVSCTER from the coding sequence ATGAGCAGCACCTTCACCATGCCTCTGGGACCGGTGCATGTGGCCCTGGAGGAGCCGGTCTACTTCAATCTCACGGTGGAAGGCGAAACCGTGCGGCGCGTGGACCTGACCTCGGGCCATGTACACCGCGGCATGGAGGCCATGGCCACCCAGCGCAACCTGATCAAGAACACCACTCTTACCGAGCGGGTCTGTTCTCTCTGTTCCAACAGCCACTCCTTCACCTACTGCATGTCCGTGGAAAACGTGCTGGGCATCTCCATTCCCGAGCGGGCGCGCTACCTGCGGGTTCTGGCCGAGGAAATCAAGCGCGTGGCCTCGCATCTGTTCAATACCGCCATCCAGGCCCATATCATCGGCTTCAAGTCCCTGTTCATGCACGTCATGGAAGTGCGCGAAATGATGCAGGACGTGAAGGAAACCGTGTACGGCAACCGCATGAACCTGGCCTCCAACTGCATCGGCGGCGTCAAATGCGACGTGGACCGCGAAATGCTGGACTACATTCTGGGCATGATCGCCAAGGTGGAACCGGCGGTGGATGAAATCCGCGAAATTTACGCCACCAACAGCATGGTGCTGGCCCGCACCAACGGCATGGGCCTGCTGCCCAAGGCCGACGCGCTGCGCTTGGGTGTGGTGGGCCCGGTGGCACGCGGTTCCGGCGTGCATATCGATGTGCGCAAGGATTCCCCCTACGCCGCCTATCCCGAACTGGAATTCGAAAGTGTCGTCGCCGACGGCTGCGACATCCACGCCCGGACCATGGTGCGCCTGAACGAGATTTTTGAATCCTTCAAACTGATCCGTCAGTGCTGCCAGCGCGTGCCCGACGGCCCGGTGACCGCGCCCATGCGCCAGATCCGCACGGCCGAGGCCTGCGCCCGCACCGAAGCGCCGCGCGGCGAGGTGTTTTACTATATCCGCACCAATGGCACGGACATGCCCGCGCGGCTCAAGTGGCGCGTGCCCTCGTATATGAACTGGGAAGCCTTGGGCGTGATGATGCGCGACTGCAAGGTGGCGGATGTGGCGCTGATCACCAACAGCATTGATCCCTGCGTCTCGTGTACGGAGCGCTGA
- a CDS encoding NADH-quinone oxidoreductase subunit C has translation MQDTIRGDARVIEDISPFCTESDAIHHSIDSYGNAFHWFRLDTPRHLPQAAAALHKAGARLAMVTAYNRRQLSEPMQEVCYHFELKGIIYNLTVTLNGEWPTVPSITPLFANADWHEREMMELYDIQVTDHPNPRRLFLDEELDAGILNEAVPLSIMMNGACTTDLWERILKDKEKRP, from the coding sequence ATGCAAGACACAATCCGGGGCGACGCGCGGGTCATTGAGGACATTTCGCCCTTCTGCACCGAAAGCGACGCCATTCATCACAGTATCGACAGTTACGGCAACGCTTTCCACTGGTTCCGGCTGGACACGCCGCGCCATCTGCCGCAGGCCGCCGCCGCGCTGCACAAGGCGGGCGCCCGCCTGGCCATGGTCACGGCCTACAACCGCCGCCAGTTGAGCGAGCCCATGCAGGAAGTCTGCTACCACTTCGAGCTGAAAGGCATCATCTACAACCTCACGGTGACGCTCAACGGCGAATGGCCCACCGTGCCTTCCATCACTCCGCTGTTCGCCAATGCCGACTGGCACGAACGCGAAATGATGGAGCTGTACGACATTCAGGTCACGGACCACCCCAATCCACGCCGCCTCTTCCTGGACGAGGAGCTGGACGCGGGCATTCTCAACGAGGCCGTGCCCCTGTCCATCATGATGAACGGGGCCTGCACCACGGACCTCTGGGAACGCATTCTGAAAGACAAGGAGAAACGGCCATGA
- a CDS encoding hydrogenase: MAGFLKVLFRNLLEGPSTDPFPLGETFTPARLRGRAKVDPTICMGCGVCRHVCAAGAINITHLPDDSGYTITIWQNSCCLCASCRHYCPTGAMSISDDWHSAHPEKEKFDRLEQHTIKYEPCAHCGTLMRPIPAHLAQRLYAKNPDIDPELIRHLCPKCRQIEDAKRNACLLPSPSEEKPEERVTSATPTKE; the protein is encoded by the coding sequence ATGGCGGGCTTTCTGAAAGTTCTGTTCCGCAATCTGCTGGAGGGCCCGAGCACCGATCCCTTCCCGCTGGGCGAAACCTTCACGCCGGCGCGCCTGCGCGGCCGGGCCAAAGTGGACCCCACCATCTGCATGGGCTGCGGCGTCTGCCGTCACGTCTGCGCGGCCGGGGCCATCAATATCACCCATCTGCCGGACGACAGCGGCTACACCATCACCATCTGGCAGAATTCCTGCTGCCTGTGCGCCTCCTGCCGACATTACTGCCCCACCGGGGCCATGAGCATCAGCGACGACTGGCACTCGGCCCATCCGGAAAAGGAAAAATTCGACCGTCTGGAGCAGCACACCATCAAGTATGAGCCCTGCGCCCACTGCGGCACGCTGATGCGGCCCATTCCGGCGCATCTGGCCCAACGACTCTACGCCAAGAATCCGGATATCGACCCGGAGTTGATCCGTCATCTCTGTCCCAAATGCCGCCAGATCGAGGACGCCAAGCGCAACGCCTGCCTGCTGCCTTCGCCTTCGGAGGAGAAGCCGGAAGAGCGCGTGACTTCAGCCACGCCCACCAAGGAATAA
- a CDS encoding NADH-quinone oxidoreductase subunit B family protein translates to MALDNLLKKLSVRSPWLFRINAGSCNGCDVELATTACIPRYDVERLGCKYCGSPRHADIVLITGPLTTRVRDRVLRVWHEIPEPKVTVAVGICPISGGVFREGYSIEGPIDRYLPVDVNVPGCPPRPQAILEGVVLARSIWLKKLGLEE, encoded by the coding sequence GTGGCTTTGGACAACCTGCTCAAAAAACTTTCCGTGCGCTCGCCGTGGCTGTTCCGGATCAACGCCGGTTCCTGCAACGGTTGCGACGTGGAACTGGCCACCACGGCCTGTATTCCGCGCTACGACGTGGAGCGCCTGGGCTGTAAATACTGCGGCAGCCCACGGCACGCGGACATTGTGCTGATTACCGGCCCGCTGACCACCAGGGTGCGCGACCGCGTGCTCCGGGTCTGGCATGAGATCCCCGAGCCCAAGGTGACCGTGGCCGTGGGCATCTGCCCCATTTCCGGCGGCGTCTTCCGCGAGGGCTACTCCATTGAAGGGCCCATTGACCGTTATCTGCCGGTGGACGTCAACGTGCCCGGCTGCCCGCCGCGCCCCCAGGCCATTCTGGAAGGCGTAGTGCTGGCCCGCTCCATCTGGCTCAAAAAGCTGGGGCTGGAGGAATAA
- a CDS encoding respiratory chain complex I subunit 1 family protein produces the protein MSDTLLAILHMCIFPGGVFALAVGFFFKGLDRRVEARLQRRVGPPLIQPWLDIAKLLTKETLIPKTACRSAFLLAPVFGFTGMAVCAAFIPVPGVFNGLFNMGDLLVIFYLLPIPAMALMLGGSASSSPFGAVGFSREMLLMLAYETPLLMILLAVAMLVGKGISGGDWGAEFSLLKIVAWQQHSGSLGFNPAMIPALLAYLIFLPGTMGVAPFDIPEAETEIIEGPLLEYGGPLLALFQVTAALKTFVVLGLGVALFFPGTISEWWPVNLLWFVLKCLGLMLVSLTLVKSATGRFRIDQAFRFYVTVPTALALCSLILVWVM, from the coding sequence ATGAGCGACACCCTGCTTGCCATTCTGCACATGTGCATCTTTCCCGGCGGGGTCTTCGCCCTGGCCGTGGGATTCTTCTTCAAGGGCCTGGACCGGCGGGTGGAAGCCCGCCTCCAGCGCCGCGTGGGACCGCCGCTGATCCAGCCCTGGCTGGACATCGCCAAACTGCTGACCAAGGAAACCCTGATTCCGAAAACCGCCTGCCGTTCGGCCTTTCTGCTGGCTCCGGTCTTCGGCTTCACGGGCATGGCCGTATGCGCGGCCTTTATTCCGGTGCCGGGCGTGTTCAACGGCCTGTTCAACATGGGCGACCTGCTGGTGATCTTCTACCTGCTGCCCATTCCGGCCATGGCGCTGATGCTGGGAGGCTCGGCCTCCAGCTCGCCCTTCGGCGCGGTGGGTTTTTCGCGTGAAATGCTGCTCATGCTGGCCTATGAGACGCCGCTGCTGATGATTTTGCTGGCGGTGGCCATGCTGGTGGGCAAGGGCATTTCCGGCGGCGACTGGGGGGCGGAATTCTCCCTGCTCAAGATCGTGGCCTGGCAGCAGCACAGCGGCTCTCTGGGCTTCAACCCGGCCATGATCCCGGCCCTGCTGGCCTACCTGATCTTTCTGCCCGGCACCATGGGCGTGGCCCCCTTCGACATCCCGGAGGCGGAAACAGAAATCATCGAAGGCCCCCTGCTGGAGTACGGCGGACCGCTGCTGGCGCTGTTCCAGGTGACGGCGGCGCTGAAGACCTTCGTGGTTCTGGGCCTGGGGGTGGCGCTTTTCTTTCCCGGCACTATATCTGAATGGTGGCCGGTGAATCTGCTCTGGTTCGTACTCAAATGTCTGGGCCTGATGCTGGTTTCCCTGACCCTGGTCAAGTCGGCCACCGGGCGTTTCCGCATTGATCAGGCCTTCCGTTTTTATGTGACCGTGCCCACGGCGCTCGCGCTGTGCAGTCTGATCCTGGTCTGGGTGATGTAA